The DNA region GGGTGACGGTGAACTCGGCCAGCGCCAGGCCGGTCGGGTTGTTCAGCGACGACCCGTAGGACTGGGTGGCGGCCAGATACGGCGGAAGCAGCACCAGCAACTGTTCGATCGACGGATGGTAGGTGACCCCGATCTGTCCCACCGTGGTCAGGTTCGCCAGCAGCACCGGCAAGGTCGGCTTGATCTGGTTGAGGAGCCGTGAGGCCTCGTCCGCGGTGTCGGAGCCGGTACGCAGGATGGTCCGCACCTCGGGGTCGCGGGCATCGATCGCGCCGGTGATCCCGGCCAGGCTGCGCGCCCAGGTGCGGATGGCATAGACGCTTTCGGCCTGACCGTCGAGCAGCGGACGACTCTCCTCGATCAGCGTGCGGGTGCTGTCGGCGTGGTCGTTGAGGTCGGCGGCGAGCCGGGCCGACGAGTCGAACAACGAGCCCAGGTCGTGACCGGTTCCGTTGAGCGCCTTGAAGGATTCGTCGAGCAGGCCGGTGAGCTTGCCGGTGGGGATGCTGCCGACCAGATCGTTCATTTGATCGAGCATCGGGCCGACGGGCTGCGGCAGCGCGGAATGGCCCGCCACGATCACCGTCCCGTCCTCCAGATAGGGACCACCCTCGGTGCGCGGCAACAGATCTACGTACTGTTCGCCGACCGCGGACACGCTGAGCACCTTCGCTTCCAGGTCGACGGGGATCTTCGGCGAAGTCTTCAGCGACATCGTCACCTCGGCACCGTCGCGGGTCGGACGGATGTCGGTGACCTTGCCCACCTCGATGCCCCGGTAGGTCACGTTGGAGAACTGGTACAGGCCGCCGGTGCCGGGCAGTTGCAGCTGCACCGAGATCCGTCCGATCCCGAGTAGCACCGGGGCCTGCATGTATACGAAGATCATGGTGCCGACGCCGATCACCGAAGCGACGGCGAAGATGGCCAGCTGGGTACGGACGAA from Mycolicibacterium sp. MU0053 includes:
- a CDS encoding MCE family protein; this translates as MLTRFVRTQLAIFAVASVIGVGTMIFVYMQAPVLLGIGRISVQLQLPGTGGLYQFSNVTYRGIEVGKVTDIRPTRDGAEVTMSLKTSPKIPVDLEAKVLSVSAVGEQYVDLLPRTEGGPYLEDGTVIVAGHSALPQPVGPMLDQMNDLVGSIPTGKLTGLLDESFKALNGTGHDLGSLFDSSARLAADLNDHADSTRTLIEESRPLLDGQAESVYAIRTWARSLAGITGAIDARDPEVRTILRTGSDTADEASRLLNQIKPTLPVLLANLTTVGQIGVTYHPSIEQLLVLLPPYLAATQSYGSSLNNPTGLALAEFTVTLGDPAACTVGFLPPSSWRSPTDLTDVDTPEGLYCKLPQDSPIGVRGARNYPCIAQPGKRAPTVEICESDEPFRPLAQRQHALGPYPIDPGLIAQGVPPDDRVTPDANIFGPTEGTPLPPPAPGPAPVEGALPVTPSAHDAAGPSVAIATYNPGTGQYATPDGSVFRQSDLAQPAAQSWEDLMPR